From Thermomicrobiales bacterium, the proteins below share one genomic window:
- a CDS encoding acyl-CoA carboxylase subunit beta, with amino-acid sequence MSIESAQKSRTERLADIQAEIEAQHAAAAARQARRDKRGARERVLALLDEGSFEELGTMVRHRASHFGMSESNPYGDGVVTGFGTIDGRKVAIFSQDFTVFGGSLGEAFAEKVVRIMDLAEQYGCPIIGINDSAGARIQEGVEGLAGYGDVFFRNVCASGVVPQISIIAGPCAGGAVYSPAMTDFVIMVEKTSQMFITGPDVIKTVTGETVTHEQLGGADTHNRVSGVAHFAAAGEDDLNELVRVLLSYIPSNNLDPVPRFASADDADRRVDELDSIAPESSNKPYDMHEVIRATLDDGDFLEVQEAFARNIICGFGRLDGYSVGVVANQPQVLAGTLDIDASEKAARFVRFCDAFSIPLVVFEDVPGFLPGADQEYAGIIRHGSKLLYAFCEATVPRVTVITRKAYGGAYVVMNSRNIGADFVASWPTGEIAVMGPEAAVNLLFRRELAEAADPAVLRNELKSDYEDLFSSPYQAAARGYIDDVIMPHETRRWLIRSLELARTKRVRTPARKHGNIPL; translated from the coding sequence ATGAGTATCGAATCAGCACAGAAATCCAGGACCGAGCGGCTGGCGGATATCCAGGCCGAAATCGAGGCGCAGCACGCTGCTGCCGCCGCGCGTCAGGCGCGGCGAGACAAGCGCGGCGCGCGTGAACGGGTGCTGGCGCTGCTCGATGAGGGATCGTTCGAAGAACTTGGCACCATGGTGCGCCATCGGGCAAGCCACTTTGGCATGTCCGAGAGCAACCCGTATGGGGACGGTGTGGTGACCGGGTTCGGCACGATCGATGGCCGCAAGGTCGCGATCTTCTCCCAGGACTTCACGGTCTTTGGCGGTTCGCTGGGAGAAGCGTTCGCCGAAAAGGTCGTGCGCATCATGGATCTGGCCGAGCAGTATGGCTGCCCGATCATCGGGATCAACGACTCGGCGGGCGCACGCATTCAGGAAGGCGTCGAAGGGTTGGCTGGCTACGGCGACGTTTTCTTTCGCAACGTGTGCGCTTCGGGAGTCGTGCCGCAGATCTCGATCATCGCTGGTCCTTGCGCCGGCGGCGCGGTCTATTCACCGGCCATGACCGATTTTGTCATCATGGTCGAGAAGACCAGCCAGATGTTCATCACCGGGCCAGACGTCATCAAGACGGTCACCGGCGAGACCGTTACTCATGAACAATTGGGCGGCGCCGATACGCACAATCGGGTGAGCGGCGTCGCGCATTTTGCCGCTGCGGGCGAGGACGACCTCAACGAGCTGGTGCGCGTCCTGCTCAGCTACATCCCTTCGAACAATCTCGATCCGGTTCCGAGATTCGCGTCGGCTGACGATGCGGATCGCCGCGTGGATGAGCTCGATTCCATCGCGCCGGAGAGCTCGAACAAGCCCTATGACATGCACGAAGTGATCCGGGCGACACTGGACGATGGCGACTTCCTGGAAGTGCAGGAAGCCTTCGCGCGCAACATCATTTGCGGTTTCGGTCGGCTCGATGGCTACAGCGTCGGTGTCGTCGCGAACCAGCCGCAGGTGCTGGCCGGAACGCTCGATATCGACGCGAGTGAGAAAGCCGCTCGTTTCGTCCGATTCTGCGATGCCTTTTCGATTCCGTTGGTCGTTTTCGAAGATGTGCCGGGATTCCTGCCGGGCGCCGATCAGGAGTACGCCGGTATCATCCGGCACGGTTCGAAGCTCCTCTATGCCTTTTGCGAAGCAACGGTGCCGCGGGTGACGGTCATCACCCGCAAAGCGTACGGCGGGGCATACGTGGTCATGAACTCGCGGAATATCGGGGCAGATTTCGTGGCATCGTGGCCGACTGGCGAGATCGCGGTGATGGGTCCGGAAGCTGCGGTGAACCTGCTCTTCCGGCGCGAACTGGCAGAAGCGGCGGATCCGGCCGTCTTGCGAAACGAGTTGAAATCCGACTACGAAGACCTCTTCTCCAGTCCCTATCAGGCGGCCGCGCGGGGGTACATCGACGATGTCATCATGCCGCACGAGACACGCCGTTGGCTGATCCGATCGTTGGAGCTGGCCCGCACCAAGCGGGTGCGCACGCCTGCGCGCAAGCATGGCAATATCCCGCTGTGA